A single region of the Carassius gibelio isolate Cgi1373 ecotype wild population from Czech Republic chromosome A14, carGib1.2-hapl.c, whole genome shotgun sequence genome encodes:
- the LOC128027311 gene encoding neuroblast differentiation-associated protein AHNAK-like isoform X22 codes for MADEQDTREVLFPQWMGADKHGLTIEQKGQGEIFVKEVKDESPAAHTGNVHEGDQIVGATIYFDNMSSEETAELLKTLNQHKVGLKLQNKTGDKSPCRSPMGTLSWEGRGGLGGSSSDIFLSGDDEDYKRIYTKKIKPRLKSEDLAEGVDVRTERHSSTSSDGCTITTITRRITTYTVDVPGGTSQQIDHSSPEFKIQVLQHEQLEGDTTPIRLPHSSLVSGVHRGIKMGDISLSGPHMTGSCVKHCSTESSKTTSELDGSGKEITFNVSDTGLSGGKGQRVIEHIRRTEVTAGSSEHSGNVTMGLGKDVKNIYSPSMMGGTELSTVKDSHVSGFSISGDTGDSIGRESLSKFHKDGSDDKTKLSKVTIDVQRPKESPNVEVNFNNQNLKDFSQRGFSITGNQEISAQEPDTVVSLSKADVKITSTDMDIRGLELKIDGHKGIVKDVTFDVPSNTAQRISMPDVDLNLKGQKAKRNLSAPNVEGVKGDFTVPKVKIPSFGFKTSEVKGPDVDANLVKAKMEIRTQDVDMNTPELNILRSEGKVKDPQIKMPSISGPKISVSEMNLNVKGSTLKEDINVSTQKVEGDVKAPKIEGPELQGTDGHFKIPKMKMPSFGIHASKVEGPDVDVNLPYADMKIKSPELDINGCEGKINGSKFKMSMPDVDLNLKGPKLKGDVDVSIPKVEGDIKAPKAEIECPDIEGPESGFKMPKIKMPSFGMKGPKVEGPDVNVKIPKVNTEVKAPEVDIKAPELDIAGTEGKIKGPKFKMSTVSGPKMSMSDVDFNLKGPKLKGDVDVSIPKVEGDLKAPKVEIEGPDIEGPEGHFKMPKFHMPSFGMKGPKVEGPDVDVKIPKADIGVKAPDIDINAPELDIEGPEGKIKGPKFKIPSISGPNISMPNVDFNLKGPKLKGDVDMSIPKVEGDLKAPKVEIEGKDTEGPEGRFKMPKFRMPSFGMKGPKVEGPDVDVKIPKADIGIKAPDININAPELDVEGPEGKIKGPKFKIPSISGPNISMPNVDFNLKGPKLKGDVDMSIPKVEGDLKAPKVEIEGPDIEGPEGRFKMPKFHMPSFGMKGPKVDGPDVDVKIPEADIEVNAPDIDINAPELDIEGPEGKIKGPKFKIPSISGPKISMPNVDFNLKGPKLKGDVDMSIPKVEGDLKAPKVEIEGPDIEGPEGRFKMPKFHMPSFGMKGPKVDGPDVDVKIPKADIEVNAPDIDINAPELDIEGPEGKIKGPKFKIPSISGPNISMPDVDFNLKGPKLKGDVDMSIPKVEGDLKAPKVEIEGPDIEGPEGRFKMPKFHMPSFGMKGPKVDGPDVNVKIPKADIEVHAPDVDIKAPELDTEGPEGKIKGPKFKIPSISGPKISMPDVDFNLKGPKLKGDVDMSIPKVEGDLKAPKVEIEGPDIEGPEGRFKMPKFRMPSFGMKGPKVDGPDLDMKIPKASIDVHAPDMDINAPELDIEGPEGKIKGPKFNMPSISGPKLSMPDFDFNLKGPKLKGDIDVSIPKVEGDLKAPKVEIEGPAIEGPEGHFKMPKFHMPSFGMKGPKVEGPDVDVKIPKADIGIKAPDIDINAPELDVEGPEGKIKGPKFKIPSISGPNISMPNVDFNLKGPKLKGDVDVSIPKVEGDLKAPKVEVEGPDIEGPAGRFKMAKFRMPSFGMKGPKVEGPDVDLKIPKADIEVNAPDIDINAPELDIEGPEGKIKGPKFKIPSISGPNISMPDVDFNLKGPKLKGDVDVSMPKVEGDLKAPKGEIGGPVIGGPQGRFKMPKFRMPSFGMKGPKVEGPDVDVKIPKADIEVNAPDMDIRAPELNIEGPEGKTKGPKFKLPTMSDPKISMPDVDFNLKGPKLKGDVDVSMPKVEGDLKAPKGEIEGPDIEGPEGHFKKPKFHMPSFGMKGPKVEGPDVDVKIPKADIGVKVPDMDINAPELDFEGPEGKIKGPKFNMPSISGPKLSMPDFDFNLKGPKLKGDIDVSIPKVEGDLKAPKVEIEGPDIEGPDGHFKMPKFHMPSFGMKGPKVEGPDVDVKIPKADIEVKAPDIDINAPELDIEGPEGKIKGPKLKIPSISGPKISMPDVDFNLKGPKLKGDVDMSIPRVEGDLKAPKVEIGGPDIEGPQGRFKMPKFRMPSFGMKGTKVEGPDVDVKIPEADIEVNAPDMDIRAPELNIEGPEGKIKGPKVKLPTMSGPKISMPDVDFNLKGPKLKGDVDVSMPKVEGDLKAPNVEIEGPDIEGPDGRFKMPKFHMPSFGMKGPKVEGPDVDVKIPKADIEVNAPDVDIKAPELDIKGPEGKIKGPKFNMPSISGPKLSMPDFDFNLKGPKLKGDIDVSIPKVEGDLKAPKVEIEGPDIEGPDGRVKMPKFHMPSFGMKGPKVEGPDVNVKIPKEDIEVKAPDIDINAPELDIEGPEGKIKGPKYNMPSFSGPKLSMPDFDFNLKGPKLKGDVDVSIPKLEGDIDVPKVEIEGPEGGFKMPKMKMPSFKMKGPQVEGPDVDVKIPKADIEVKAPDMDINAPELDIDLPEGKIKGPKVKMPSVSGPEGPNVEINFPETNVKKPKFKMPKFGFKGSKIEAPDVDFKHPKGSKVKGQAGVSLEGDVFMPKLEVDSSSVEIKSPEGGFKMPKFKMPKFGFKSPQEDIDVSVPCGDVDLNSPDIDIKTCDLKVEGPEGRIKGTKFKMPSISGTNISLPDVDLNFKSPKVKSDIDVSGPRISGDIKAPKMDIECPDVDLEGPEGGFKMPKMKMPLFGFKGPKLEGSDIDINLSKADVDIKGPEIDIKTPDLDIEGPEGKIKGPKFNMPSISGPKISMQDVNLNLKSPKVKGDLDFSVPKISGDIKAPKVDIEGPDINLEGPEGDFKMPSFGLKGPKVEGPDVDISLPKADVDIKGPEIDVKVPDLDIEAPDGGLKHVRPLKFTGPNLGIKSSGGNLSMPEKDLGARIDVKSPDINISGTDANIKVPKMNKSKFSIRVKSPKLDADIPDSGGSAEGPDIDVKENKGKFKLSKVKGKSKTFDGDLKLETNEPDLQMKSIKVKKPLFGKLHFPNVEFDIKSPKVKGSSSASGTIKSNVDLPSASLKTDIQTPDFSGPNFQTKGGKIKMLNLGISGSEIKTPELDVRNVSLDLPEKAFNSQDVSVAGSGINGKSRANIDLEGKIQDVRLTVPAVNVHGGALDADLNLTEQKGVKGSIEIPGFNVRGQKEETASGLDVKPDASLSGVMEYQDVNVTFPKIKVPKFGVALPKVDSGELAAGSKVSSQSLEMENTEMKSSGGKVKVKMPKLFTKSKSKGGSAADLTVEGEEIDVTSKGGAKVSKEFSLSSGELTSGKLAVEGSSGFKVTPKSKSASLDLLKRKPLHSSSVSDEGGLASPVSAEGHLQTEGGNVSVDVGEKVKGKKGKFKFATVGGFSSKSKGSYEVTDESEVRMEGAGGVAQSSKKSRMSSSSSNDSGSKSSFRLPRLEIAVSQKK; via the exons AGTGGGGATGACGAAGACTATAAAAGAATCTACACTAAGAAAATTAAACCAAGACTAAAGTCTGAGGATCTTGCTGAGGGTGTTGATGTACGCACAGAACGTCACAGCAGCACAAGCAGTGATGGTTGCACCATTACTACAATCACTCGTCGAATAACTACCTACACTGTGGATGTGCCCGGGGGGACTAGTCAGCAGATTGATCACTCAAGCCCTGAGTTCAAAATTCAGGTTTTGCAACATGAGCAGTTGGAGGGGGATACTACTCCGATCAGATTACCACATAGTAGCCTTGTTAGTGGTGTACACAGAGGTATAAAAATGGGTGACATATCTCTTAGCGGGCCTCATATGACTGGCTCCTGTGTGAAGCACTGTAGCACAGAATCTTCCAAAACAACAAGTGAATTAGATGGTAGTGggaaagaaattacatttaatgtgtCAGACACTGGACTGTCAGGTGGAAAAGGACAGAGGGTGATAGAACATATTCGAAGGACTGAAGTTACTGCAGGGAGTAGTGAACACTCTGGCAACGTTACCATGGGGTTAGGCAAAGACGTGAAAAATATTTATTCTCCAAGTATGATGGGAGGAACTGAACTTTCTACAGTAAAGGACTCTCATGTTTCAGGTTTTTCCATTAGTGGAGATACAGGGGACAGTATTGGGAGAGAATCTTTGTCTAAATTTCATAAGGATGGGTCTGATGATAAAACCAAATTGTCTAAGGTTACCATAGATGTTCAGAGACCCAAGGAAAGTCCAAATGTAGAGGTGAATTTTAACAATCAAAATCTCAAAGATTTTAGTCAGAGAGGTTTTAGCATAACTGGGAATCAGGAAATTTCAGCTCAGGAACCTGATACAGTAGTAAGTCTATCCAAAGCTGATGTTAAAATCACATCAACAGATATGGACATTAGGGGTCTGGAGCTTAAAATTGATGGACATAAGGGTATAGTAAAAGATGTTACATTTGATGTGCCGTCAAATACTGCTCAAAGAATTTCTATGCCAGATGTGGATTTGAACCTGAAAGGACAAAAAGCGAAAAGAAATTTGTCTGCTCCAAATGTTGAGGGAGTCAAAGGTGACTTTACTGTTCCAAAGGTCAAAATACCCTCATTTGGATTTAAAACTTCAGAAGTGAAGGGTCCTGATGTtgatgcaaatcttgtcaaagcCAAAATGGAGATTAGAACACAAGATGTGGATATGAATACTCCAGAGCTTAACATTTTGAGATCTGAAGGAAAAGTTAAAGATCCCCaaatcaaaatgccatcaatCTCTGGTCCTAAGATTTCAGTGTCTGAAATGAACTTAAATGTAAAAGGGTCAACACTAAAAGAGGACATCAACGTGTCTACTCAAAAAGTGGAAGGAGATGTTAAGGCACCTAAGATTGAGGGTCCAGAACTTCAAGGTACTGATGGTCATTTTAAaataccaaaaatgaaaatgccttCATTTGGAATCCATGCTTCAAAAGTAGAGGGCCCTGATGTTGATGTAAATCTTCCCTATGCTGACATGAAAATCAAAAGTCCAGAGCTTGACATTAATGGATGTGAGGGAAAGATCAACGGCTCCAAATTCAAAATGTCTATGCCAGATGTTGACCTCAATCTAAAAGGTCCAAAACTGAAAGGTGATGTTGATGTTTCTATTCCAAAAGTGGAAGGAGATATTAAAGCACCAAAAGCTGAGATAGAATGCCCAGACATTGAAGGACCCGAGAGTGGTTTTAAGATGCCAAAGATCAAAATGCCATCATTCGGAATGAAGGGGCCAAAAGTGGAAGGACCAGATGTTAATGTGAAAATCCCTAAAGTCAATACTGAAGTTAAGGCACCAGAGGTGGATATCAAAGCTCCAGAGTTAGACATTGCAGGAACTGAAGGAAAAATCAAGGGCCCCAAATTCAAGATGTCAACAGTGTCTGGTCCAAAGATGTCTATGTCAGATGTTGACTTCAACCTGAAAGGTCCAAAACTGAAAGGTGATGTTGACGTGTCCATTCCCAAAGTGGAAGGAGATcttaaagcaccaaaagttgagaTTGAAGGCCCAGacattgaaggacctgagggtCATTTTAAGATGCCAAAGTTCCACATGCCATCATTTGGAATGAAGGGTCCAAAAGTGGAGGGTCCAGATGTTGATGTGAAAATCCCTAAAGCTGATATTGGAGTTAAGGCTCCAGATATTGACATTAATGCTCCAGAGTTAGACATTGAAG GTcctgagggaaaaatcaagggccCCAAGTTCAAGATCCCATCAATCTCTGGCCCAAATATTTCTATGCCAAATGTTGACTTCAACCTGAAAGGTCCAAAACTGAAAG GTGATGTTGACATGTCCATTCCCAAAGTGGAAGGAGATCTTAAAGCACCAAAAGTAGAGATTGAAGGCAAAGACACTGAAGGACCTGAGGGTCGTTTTAAGATGCCAAAGTTCCGCATGCCATCATTCGGAATGAAGGGTCCAAAAGTGGAGG GTCCAGATGTTGATGTGAAAATCCCTAAAGCTGATATTGGAATTAAGGCTCCAGATATTAACATCAACGCTCCAGAGTTAGACGTTGAAGGTcctgagggaaaaatcaagggccCCAAATTCAAGATCCCATCAATCTCTGGCCCAAATATTTCTATGCCAAATGTTGACTTCAACCTGAAAGGTCCAAAACTGAAAGGTGATGTTGACATGTCCATTCCCAAAGTGGAAGGAGATcttaaagcaccaaaagttgagaTTGAAGGCCCAGacattgaaggacctgagggtCGTTTTAAGATGCCAAAATTCCACATGCCATCATTCGGAATGAAGGGTCCAAAAGTGGATGGTCCAGATGTTGATGTGAAAATCCCTGAAGCCGATATTGAAGTTAATGCACCAGATATTGACATCAATGCTCCAGAGTTAGACATTGAAGGTcctgagggaaaaatcaagggccCCAAGTTCAAGATCCCATCAATCTCTGGCCCAAAAATTTCTATGCCAAATGTTGACTTCAACCTGAAAGGTCCAAAACTGAAAGGTGATGTTGACATGTCCATTCCCAAAGTGGAAGGAGATcttaaagcaccaaaagttgagaTTGAAGGCCCAGacattgaaggacctgagggtCGTTTTAAGATGCCAAAATTCCACATGCCATCATTCGGAATGAAGGGTCCAAAAGTGGATGGTCCAGATGTTGATGTGAAAATCCCTAAAGCCGATATTGAAGTTAATGCACCAGATATTGACATCAATGCTCCAGAGTTAGACATTGAAGGTcctgagggaaaaatcaagggccCCAAGTTCAAGATCCCATCAATCTCTGGCCCAAATATTTCTATGCCAGATGTTGACTTCAACCTGAAAGGTCCAAAACTGAAAGGTGATGTTGACATGTCCATTCCCAAAGTGGAAGGAGATcttaaagcaccaaaagttgagaTTGAAGGCCCAGacattgaaggacctgagggtCGTTTTAAGATGCCAAAATTTCACATGCCATCATTCGGAATGAAGGGTCCAAAAGTGGATGGTCCAGATGTTAATGTGAAAATCCCTAAAGCCGATATTGAAGTTCATGCACCAGATGTGGATATTAAAGCTCCAGAGTTAGACACTGAAGGAcctgagggaaaaatcaagggccCCAAATTCAAGATCCCATCAATATCTGGCCCAAAGATTTCTATGCCAGATGTTGACTTCAACCTGAAAGGTCCAAAACTGAAAGGTGATGTTGACATGTCCATTCCCAAAGTGGAAGGAGATcttaaagcaccaaaagttgagaTTGAAGGCCCAGacattgaaggacctgagggtCGTTTTAAGATGCCAAAGTTCCGCATGCCATCATTCGGAATGAAGGGTCCAAAAGTGGACGGTCCAGATCTTGATATGAAAATCCCTAAAGCCAGTATTGACGTTCATGCACCAGATATGGATATCAATGCTCCAGAGTTAGacattgaaggacctgagggaaaaatcaagggccCCAAGTTTAACATGCCATCAATCTCTGGTCCAAAGCTTTCTATGCCAGACTTTGACTTCAACCTGAAAGGTCCAAAACTGAAAGGTGATATTGACGTGTCCATTCCTAAGGTGGAAGGAGATcttaaagcaccaaaagttgagaTTGAAGGCCCAGCcattgaaggacctgagggtCATTTTAAGATGCCAAAGTTCCACATGCCATCATTTGGAATGAAGGGTCCAAAAGTGGAGGGTCCAGATGTTGATGTGAAAATCCCTAAAGCTGATATTGGAATTAAGGCTCCAGATATTGACATCAATGCTCCAGAGTTAGACGTTGAAG GTcctgagggaaaaatcaagggccCCAAGTTCAAGATTCCATCAATCTCTGGCCCAAATATTTCTATGCCAAATGTTGACTTCAACCTGAAAGGTCCAAAACTGAAAGGTGATGTTGATGTGTCCATTCCAAAAGTGGAAGGAGATcttaaagcaccaaaagttgaggTTGAAGGCCCAGACATTGAAGGACCTGCTGGTCGTTTTAAGATGGCAAAGTTCCGCATGCCATCATTCGGAATGAAGGGTCCAAAAGTGGAGGGTCCAGATGTTGATCTGAAAATTCCTAAAGCCGATATTGAAGTTAATGCACCAGATATTGACATCAATGCTCCAGAGTTAGACATTGAAGGTcctgagggaaaaatcaagggccCCAAGTTCAAGATCCCATCAATCTCTGGCCCAAATATTTCTATGCCAGATGTTGACTTCAACCTGAAAGGTCCAAAACTGAAAGGTGATGTTGATGTGTCCATGCCCAAAGTGGAAGGAGATCTTAAAGCACCAAAAGGTGAGATTGGAGGCCCAGTCATTGGAGGACCTCAGGGTCGTTTTAAGATGCCAAAGTTCCGCATGCCATCATTCGGAATGAAGGGTCCAAAAGTGGAAGGTCCAGATGTTGATGTGAAAATCCCTAAAGCTGATATTGAAGTTAATGCTCCAGATATGGACATCAGAGCTCCCGAGTTAAacattgaaggacctgagggaaAAACCAAGGGTCCCAAATTCAAGTTGCCAACAATGTCTGATCCAAAGATTTCTATGCCAGATGTTGACTTCAACCTGAAAGGTCCAAAACTGAAAGGTGATGTTGATGTGTCCATGCCCAAAGTGGAAGGAGATCTTAAAGCACCAAAAGGTGAGATTGAAGGCCCAGacattgaaggacctgagggtCATTTTAAGAAGCCAAAGTTCCACATGCCATCATTCGGAATGAAGGGTCCAAAAGTGGAGGGTCCAGATGTTGATGTGAAAATCCCTAAAGCTGATATTGGAGTTAAGGTTCCAGATATGGATATCAACGCTCCAGAATTAGACTTTGAAGGAcctgagggaaaaatcaagggccCCAAATTTAACATGCCATCAATCTCTGGTCCAAAGCTTTCTATGCCAGACTTTGACTTCAACCTGAAAGGTCCAAAACTGAAAGGTGATATTGACGTGTCCATTCCTAAAGTGGAAGGAGATcttaaagcaccaaaagttgagaTTGAAGGCCCAGACATTGAAGGACCTGATGGTCATTTTAAGATGCCAAAATTCCACATGCCATCATTCGGAATGAAGGGTCCAAAAGTCGAGGGTCCAGATGTCGATGTGAAAATCCCTAAAGCCGATATTGAAGTTAAGGCTCCAGATATAGATATCAATGCTCCAGAGTTAGacattgaaggacctgagggaaaaatcaagggccCCAAATTAAAGATCCCATCAATCTCTGGCCCAAAGATTTCAATGCCAGATGTTGATTTTAACCTGAAAGGTCCAAAACTGAAAGGTGATGTTGACATGTCCATTCCCAGAGTGGAAGGAGATCtcaaagcaccaaaagttgagaTTGGAGGCCCAGACATTGAAGGACCTCAGGGTCGTTTTAAGATGCCAAAGTTCCGCATGCCATCATTCGGAATGAAGGGTACAAAAGTGGAAGGTCCAGATGTTGATGTGAAAATCCCTGAAGCCGATATTGAAGTTAATGCTCCAGATATGGACATCAGAGCTCCCGAGTTAAacattgaaggacctgagggaaaaatcaagggTCCCAAAGTCAAGTTGCCAACAATGTCTGGTCCAAAGATTTCTATGCCAGATGTTGACTTCAACCTGAAAGGTCCAAAACTGAAAGGTGATGTTGACGTGTCCATGCCCAAAGTGGAAGGAGATCTTAAAGCACCAAACGTTGAGATTGAAGGCCCAGACATTGAAGGACCTGATGGTCGTTTTAAGATGCCAAAATTCCACATGCCATCATTCGGAATGAAGGGTCCAAAAGTGGAGGGTCCAGATGTGGATGTGAAAATCCCTAAAGCCGATATTGAAGTTAATGCACCAGATGTGGATATCAAAGCTCCAGAGTTAGACATTAAAGGAcctgagggaaaaatcaagggccCTAAATTTAACATGCCATCAATCTCTGGTCCAAAGCTTTCTATGCCAGACTTTGACTTCAACCTGAAAGGTCCAAAACTAAAAGGTGATATTGACGTGTCCATTCCTAAAGTGGAAGGAGATcttaaagcaccaaaagttgagaTTGAAGGCCCAGACATTGAAGGACCTGATGGTCGTGTTAAGATGCCAAAATTCCACATGCCATCATTCGGAATGAAGGGTCCAAAAGTGGAGGGTCCAGATGTCAATGTGAAAATCCCTAAAGAAGATATTGAAGTTAAGGCTCCAGATATAGATATCAATGCTCCAGAGTTAGacattgaaggacctgagggaaAAATAAAGGGCCCCAAATACAACATGCCATCATTCTCCGGTCCAAAGCTTTCTATGCCAGACTTTGACTTCAACCTGAAAGGTCCAAAACTGAAAGGTGATGTTGATGTGTCCATTCCTAAACTGGAAGGAGATATTGATGTACCAAAAGTTGAAATTGAAGGACCTGAGGGTGGTTTTAAgatgccaaaaatgaaaatgccatcATTTAAAATGAAGGGTCCACAAGTGGAGGGTCCAGATGTTGATGTGAAAATCCCTAAAGCTGATATTGAAGTTAAGGCTCCAGATATGGATATCAATGCTCCAGAGTTAGACATAGATTTGCCTGAAGGAAAAATCAAGGGCCCAAAAGTCAAGATGCCATCAGTATCTGGTCCTGAAGGTCCTAATGTTGAGATTAATTTTCCAgaaacaaatgtgaaaaagccAAAATTCAAAATGCCCAAGTTTGGATTTAAAGGGTCAAAAATTGAAGCACCTGATGTTGATTTCAAACATCCGAAAGGATCTAAAGTGAAAGGTCAAGCAGGTGTCAGTTTGGAGGGTGATGTCTTCATGCCAAAATTGGAAGTTGATTCTTCAAGTGTAGAAATTAAAAGTCCAGAGGGAGGATTCAAGATGCCAAAATTTAAAATGccaaaatttggttttaaatcacCCCAAGAAGATATTGATGTCAGTGTACCTTGTGGTGATGTTGATTTAAATTCACCTGATATTGACATCAAAACATGTGATCTTAAAGTTGAAGGACCTGAGGGACGAATCAAGGGCACCAAATTCAAAATGCCTTCTATATCTGGTACAAACATTTCTTTGCCAGATGTAGACTTAAACTTTAAAAGTCCAAAAGTCAAGAGTGATATTGATGTTTCTGGACCCAGGATTTCAGGGGACATAAAGGCTCCAAAGATGGATATTGAATGTCCTGATGTTGATTTAGAGGGCCCAGAAGGTGGTTTCAAAATGcctaaaatgaaaatgccatTATTTGGGTTCAAAGGTCCTAAATTGGAGGGCTCTGATATTGACATTAATCTCTCCAAAGCAGATGTTGACATTAAAGGACCTGAAATTGACATAAAAACACCTGATCTTGacattgaaggacctgagggGAAAATCAAAGGTCCCAAGTTCAACATGCCTTCCATATCAGGTCCAAAGATCTCTATGCAAGATGTCAACTTAAATCTTAAAAGCCCCAAAGTCAAGGGTGATTTGGATTTTTCTGTACCAAAGATTTCAGGGGACATAAAAGCTCCAAAAGTGGACATTGAAGGTCCTGATATTAATTTAGAGGGCCCAGAAGGTGACTTCAAAATGCCATCATTTGGGCTCAAAGGTCCTAAAGTGGAGGGCCCAGATGTTGACATCAGTCTTCCCAAAGCAGATGTTGACATTAAAGGACCTGAAATTGATGTTAAAGTTCCTGATCTTGACATTGAAGCCCCCGATGGTGGTTTAAAACATGTTAGGCCCCTCAAATTCACAGGTCCCAACCTTGGAATAAAGTCTTCAGGTGGCAATCTTTCAATGCCTGAAAAAGATTTAGGTGCGAGGATTGATGTCAAAAGCCCCGATATCAATATCAGTGGAACAGATGCAAATATCAAGGTgccaaaaatgaataaatctaaattttCAATTAGAGTTAAGAGCCCAAAACTGGATGCAGATATTCCTGATTCTGGTGGTAGTGCAGAAGGGCCTGATATAGATGTGAAAGAAAATAAGGGTAAATTCAAACTGTCTAAAGTGAAGGGAAAGTCTAAAACGTTTGATGGTGATCTCAAGTTGGAGACAAATGAACCTGACCTACAGATGAAGTCAATCAAAGTAAAGAAACCTCTTTTTGGAAAGTTACATTTTCCTAATGTGGAATTTGATATCAAATCTCCAAAAGTTAAAGGTAGTTCATCTGCATCTGGAACTATAAAATCTAATGTTGATTTGCCTTCTGCAAGCCTTAAAACTGatattcagacaccagatttCAGTGGTCCCAATTTCCAAACAAAAGGGGGAAAAATCAAAATGCTAAACCTCGGCATTTCTGGCTCTGAGATAAAAACTCCTGAACTGGATGTTAGAAATGTATCATTAGATCTTCCAGAAAAAGCTTTTAATTCCCAAGATGTCAGTGTAGCAGGATCAGGCATTAATGGAAAAAGCAGGGCTAACATTGACTTAGAAGGAAAAATACAGGATGTTAGGTTGACAGTGCCTGCTGTAAATGTTCATGGTGGTGCTTTAGATGCTGATTTAAATCTCACTGAACAAAAAGGAGTAAAAGGGAGCATAGAAATACCAGGCTTTAATGTACGAGGACAAAAAGAAGAGACTGCAAGTGGGCTAGACGTGAAGCCAGATGCATCATTATCTGGTGTGATGGAGTACCAAGATGTTAATGTAACCTTTCCTAAAATCAAAGTACCAAAGTTTGGTGTTGCATTGCCTAAAGTAGATTCAGGTGAATTGGCTGCTGGTTCTAAAGTTAGCTCCCAAAGTCTGGAAATGGAGAACACTGAAATGAAAAGCAGTGGTGGAAAAGTGAAAGTCAAAATGCCAAAATTATTTACCAAATCTAAATCTAAAGGTGGTAGTGCAGCTGATCTTACTGTTGAGGGAGAAGAAATTGATGTTACCAGTAAAGGTGGTGCAAAGGTGTCTAAGGAGTTTAGCCTTAGTTCTGGGGAATTGACAAGTGGCAAGTTAGCAGTAGAGGGAAGTTCTGGGTTTAAAGTTACACCAAAGAGTAAATCTGCCTCCCTTGACCTCTTAAAAAGAAAACCGCTTCACTCATCTTCTGTAAGTGATGAGGGAGGTTTAGCTTCCCCTGTTTCTGCTGAAGGCCACTTACAGACAGAGGGTGGCAATGTTTCAGTTGATGTTGGAGAAAAGGTTAAAGGCAAAAAAGGAAAGTTCAAGTTTGCCACAGTTGGAGGTTTTAGCTCAAAAAGTAAAGGTTCATATGAAGTGACCGATGAAAGCGAAGTTAGAATGGAGGGTGCTGGTGGAGTTGCTCAGTCTTCAAAGAAGTCCAGAATGTCATCATCATCTAGCAATGACAGTGGTTCAAAAAGCAGTTTTCGGTTACCACGACTCGAAATTGCGGTTTcccaaaaaaaatag